In the genome of Deinococcus deserti VCD115, one region contains:
- a CDS encoding polysaccharide biosynthesis tyrosine autokinase, translating to MTERAGSQEIDLSVVWQGLKRHLVWILGTGALLALAAFLWSRAQPPIYEASASLIASNSQGQESTLSTALVKAPPLPEGAVAQALQSTQVIGPLIQAISKDEKIARGERQRLSENLRKELREQRLRTVTLTSRLDLTGNGIYTVRARARTTAAAQRLANLASATLLSWDRNRALENVRRAQAGFQAQLAQVDQQLATSGLSSLERQTLITRRASVQGNLTQVQLLEDSVAGVLSSLSAAVEPLRPIAPKPMRNAVLSGLLGLLLATGVVALVTVLDRTIRSEDDLLALNVPTLAVIPRLRQRDIVFSGIVRAARQAGLYEAIGFLRVNLMAVLVSKPHPVVMVTSTAPGEGKSSLTATLADGFASSGQRVLIIDADLRRGTQAVVWKKYDEGGHWHQLTGQGGVRTTREALTDPHNVQVIRVEDNVDMLPAGPGLQDSLGVFNQADIAGALSLWRQHYDIVLIDSAPLLALADGLVVGIHADAVLMVTEYGRTNVHSVRSALRRAERAGLNILGFVINKSDAREGNSYGYSYSYAPRGGVKA from the coding sequence ATGACAGAAAGAGCAGGATCACAGGAGATTGATCTGTCTGTTGTATGGCAAGGACTAAAACGCCATTTGGTCTGGATTCTGGGAACAGGAGCACTCTTGGCACTGGCGGCGTTTCTGTGGTCTCGTGCGCAGCCGCCTATTTACGAAGCCAGCGCCAGCCTGATTGCTTCTAATAGCCAGGGACAGGAAAGTACCTTGAGCACGGCCTTAGTCAAGGCTCCGCCACTGCCTGAGGGGGCTGTGGCTCAGGCCTTACAAAGTACCCAAGTCATTGGGCCATTAATTCAAGCAATTAGTAAGGATGAAAAAATTGCTCGGGGAGAGCGTCAACGTCTCAGTGAAAATCTGAGGAAAGAACTGAGAGAACAGCGTTTGCGGACCGTTACTTTGACCTCCCGTCTGGACCTCACTGGTAACGGAATCTACACAGTGCGCGCGCGCGCGCGCACAACAGCTGCGGCTCAGCGATTGGCAAATCTAGCGAGCGCGACTCTTCTTTCTTGGGACCGCAATCGAGCTCTGGAAAACGTCCGGCGTGCTCAGGCTGGCTTTCAGGCTCAGCTCGCCCAGGTCGATCAGCAGTTAGCTACATCAGGTCTTTCCTCTCTGGAACGGCAAACCCTAATTACTCGCCGGGCCAGTGTCCAAGGCAATTTGACGCAGGTTCAGTTACTGGAGGACTCGGTGGCAGGCGTACTTAGCTCTCTGTCCGCTGCGGTTGAACCTTTGAGACCCATCGCGCCCAAGCCAATGCGAAACGCGGTGTTGTCTGGGCTGTTAGGGTTGCTGCTTGCCACCGGGGTCGTCGCACTGGTCACCGTCCTGGATCGGACCATACGCAGTGAAGATGACCTTTTGGCGCTCAACGTGCCGACTCTGGCTGTGATTCCGCGCTTGCGCCAGCGCGACATCGTCTTTTCCGGCATCGTACGGGCGGCGCGACAGGCTGGACTTTACGAAGCAATTGGATTTTTGCGAGTCAACCTGATGGCAGTCCTGGTGAGCAAACCGCACCCAGTTGTGATGGTGACAAGCACCGCGCCCGGAGAAGGCAAGAGCAGCTTGACCGCTACGCTTGCCGACGGTTTTGCCTCCAGTGGGCAGCGCGTATTGATCATTGACGCAGATCTGCGGCGCGGCACTCAGGCAGTGGTATGGAAAAAATACGATGAGGGTGGTCACTGGCACCAGCTGACGGGTCAGGGCGGTGTCAGGACAACCCGGGAAGCGCTCACGGATCCACACAATGTCCAGGTTATTCGGGTCGAGGACAACGTAGACATGTTACCCGCTGGTCCCGGCTTGCAAGACAGCTTGGGTGTATTTAACCAGGCTGACATCGCAGGTGCCCTGAGCTTGTGGCGTCAGCACTACGACATCGTTCTGATCGACAGCGCTCCTCTTCTTGCACTCGCTGACGGCCTGGTAGTGGGGATTCATGCCGACGCTGTGCTGATGGTGACTGAGTATGGCCGAACCAATGTGCACTCGGTTCGCAGCGCACTTCGCCGTGCCGAGCGTGCTGGGCTGAATATCTTGGGCTTCGTCATTAACAAGTCGGATGCGCGCGAGGGCAATAGCTATGGGTACTCGTACTCCTACGCGCCTCGTGGAGGAGTGAAAGCATGA
- a CDS encoding MFS transporter, producing the protein MTRNRGKDAHPLIFAALGTLVFLNVYAPQSLLPLLSREFGVGPAQVGTVVGATMLAMALASPLTGVLADAWGRRQTVLWAYALLVLPALLAAAAPTLEVLNAARFAQGLLIPGVMVALNAYIAEEVSPAGRARALTAYVTGTVLGGFLGRFLSGLVAEQGDWRVAFWLLAVACAAGWGVARKALPPEKTFEPRRNPAAVLVGMRDHLRNPPLLATCAVGFLILFMLVGTFNTLTLRLSEAPYQLTTAQTGSVFAVYLLGVIITPVAGPFLASRGPRTALLAAMGSSIAGLLLTYSTPLPLVIAGVAAAACGVFLAQSAALAAVQRSVSSARSLAGGLYHLSYYGGGAAASVVAGYAFEAGGWEATVPLLVANLLLAALVGALGWRHS; encoded by the coding sequence GTGACGCGAAACCGGGGTAAGGACGCTCACCCGTTGATCTTCGCTGCGCTGGGCACACTCGTTTTCCTGAACGTTTACGCCCCGCAGAGCCTGCTGCCCCTCCTGTCGCGCGAATTCGGGGTGGGTCCGGCACAGGTGGGCACGGTGGTCGGTGCCACCATGCTGGCCATGGCGCTCGCCTCACCACTGACCGGGGTGCTGGCGGACGCCTGGGGCCGCCGTCAGACTGTGCTGTGGGCGTATGCGCTGCTGGTCCTGCCGGCCCTGCTGGCTGCTGCTGCACCCACACTGGAAGTCCTGAACGCCGCACGCTTTGCGCAGGGCCTGCTGATTCCCGGCGTTATGGTGGCCCTCAACGCCTATATCGCCGAGGAAGTCTCGCCGGCCGGACGCGCCCGTGCCCTGACGGCCTACGTGACCGGAACTGTACTGGGTGGGTTTCTGGGACGCTTTCTGTCGGGGCTGGTGGCAGAACAGGGCGACTGGCGGGTGGCCTTCTGGCTGCTGGCGGTCGCGTGCGCAGCCGGCTGGGGAGTAGCGCGCAAGGCCCTCCCACCCGAGAAGACGTTCGAGCCCAGACGTAATCCTGCGGCCGTCCTCGTGGGAATGCGCGACCATCTGCGGAATCCACCGCTGCTGGCCACCTGCGCTGTGGGGTTCTTGATTCTCTTCATGCTGGTGGGCACCTTCAACACGCTCACCCTGCGTCTGTCCGAGGCCCCGTACCAGCTGACCACCGCCCAGACCGGCTCGGTCTTCGCGGTGTATCTGCTTGGTGTGATTATCACACCGGTGGCCGGGCCGTTCCTGGCTTCCAGAGGACCCCGGACCGCGCTGCTGGCCGCCATGGGGTCCAGCATTGCAGGCCTGCTGCTGACCTACAGCACCCCGCTGCCACTGGTGATTGCCGGCGTAGCCGCGGCAGCCTGCGGAGTTTTCCTGGCACAGTCAGCGGCGCTCGCGGCGGTGCAGCGCAGCGTCAGCAGTGCACGCAGCCTAGCCGGTGGCCTGTATCACCTGTCGTACTACGGCGGAGGGGCCGCGGCGAGTGTGGTCGCTGGTTACGCCTTTGAAGCTGGAGGATGGGAAGCGACCGTGCCGCTGCTGGTGGCCAATCTGTTGCTTGCTGCACTCGTGGGCGCGCTGGGTTGGCGCCATAGCTGA
- a CDS encoding histidine phosphatase family protein has product MTDLQLTLVRHGATEWNEGGRWQGVTDNPLGDRGERQSRRLARRLRNQVFDQVDSSDLQRAVQTAQLALPGQGITLDPRLREIHFGVFEGLTVDEMTVHPAFQEWQSDPWRVAPPGGESLAEVAARMRDWAEDLDQASVIAFTHSVAIRALLCDLFGWPLLPQPGYPVPFAHRVGHTSLSMVRRHSGHWTIHTLGDGAHLEVQGSG; this is encoded by the coding sequence ATGACAGACCTGCAACTCACCCTGGTCCGTCACGGCGCGACCGAGTGGAACGAGGGGGGCCGCTGGCAGGGCGTTACCGACAATCCCCTGGGGGACCGAGGTGAACGCCAGTCTCGCCGCCTCGCGCGGCGGCTCCGCAATCAGGTCTTTGATCAGGTGGACTCCAGTGACCTGCAACGCGCGGTTCAGACCGCGCAACTGGCTCTGCCTGGCCAGGGCATCACGCTTGATCCCCGGCTGCGCGAGATCCATTTCGGCGTTTTCGAGGGGCTGACCGTCGACGAAATGACCGTGCACCCGGCATTCCAGGAGTGGCAGTCTGACCCCTGGCGCGTGGCGCCGCCCGGTGGAGAGAGCCTGGCTGAAGTGGCGGCCCGGATGCGCGACTGGGCAGAGGATCTGGACCAGGCCAGCGTTATTGCCTTTACGCATTCCGTCGCGATCCGGGCGCTGCTGTGTGACCTGTTCGGCTGGCCACTGCTTCCGCAGCCCGGTTATCCGGTCCCGTTTGCGCATCGCGTAGGGCACACCAGTCTCAGCATGGTGCGGCGCCATTCGGGCCACTGGACCATTCATACCCTGGGTGACGGTGCCCATCTGGAAGTTCAGGGCTCGGGATAA
- a CDS encoding protein-methionine-sulfoxide reductase heme-binding subunit MsrQ encodes MGGLVPAAVLVLDAQMGALGANPIQRAILQTGLLALVLLILSLACTPLRTLTGWTWPARIRKALGLLTFFYAVLHFLLYLLDHGFTPAVVLEDVLERPFVTVGFAALVLMLPLALTSGRGAVRRLGFQRWQRLHQLVYVAAGLGVLHFWWGVKKDHTPPLIAALVVMVLFAVRLIRSRRARA; translated from the coding sequence ATGGGAGGTCTGGTGCCTGCGGCTGTGCTGGTGCTTGACGCGCAGATGGGTGCGCTCGGAGCCAACCCGATCCAGAGGGCGATCCTTCAGACTGGGCTGCTTGCCCTGGTCCTGCTGATTCTGTCGCTGGCCTGTACTCCGCTGCGGACCCTGACCGGCTGGACATGGCCGGCCCGGATTCGCAAAGCGCTGGGGCTGCTGACCTTTTTCTATGCCGTACTGCATTTCCTGTTGTATCTGCTGGACCACGGATTTACACCGGCAGTGGTTCTTGAAGACGTGCTGGAACGCCCCTTCGTCACTGTGGGCTTCGCCGCGCTGGTCCTCATGCTGCCGCTGGCACTGACCAGTGGCCGGGGAGCAGTGCGCAGGCTGGGGTTTCAGCGCTGGCAGCGGCTGCATCAACTCGTGTATGTCGCCGCCGGTCTGGGTGTGCTGCATTTCTGGTGGGGAGTGAAGAAAGACCATACACCACCGTTGATTGCAGCCCTGGTGGTCATGGTCCTGTTCGCGGTGCGGTTGATCCGCAGCCGGAGAGCCCGGGCCTGA
- the msrP gene encoding protein-methionine-sulfoxide reductase catalytic subunit MsrP, with protein MTSTPPDPQLPADPEDTTPETQVPPRREFLKNAALFTGTVAALGGGLELLTRRPGAAAQAAPGELMAQARRPLGPYDTSEPITPYAQATTYNNFYEFGTGKDDPARLAGSLRTRPWTVLIDGEVRKPVRVDIDTLQSWFPLEDRIYRMRCVEGWSMVMPWLGFPLGALLRRIEPNSKAKYVQFTSLHDPKQFPGQRGDVLDWPYVEGLRLDEALHPLTFMAVGLHGRALPNQNGAPLRLVVPWKYGFKNIKSVVRITLTQKQPRTTWALAAPDEYGFYANVNPKVPHPRWSQATERRIGELRRRPTLPFNGYAEEVASLYKGMDLRRFF; from the coding sequence ATGACCAGCACTCCGCCTGACCCCCAGCTTCCTGCTGATCCTGAGGACACCACCCCTGAGACCCAGGTCCCTCCGCGACGCGAATTCCTGAAGAATGCGGCGCTGTTCACCGGGACAGTAGCGGCTCTTGGCGGTGGGCTGGAACTGCTGACCCGGCGTCCCGGTGCCGCAGCGCAAGCGGCTCCCGGCGAACTGATGGCTCAGGCCCGGCGCCCCCTGGGGCCCTACGACACTTCCGAGCCGATCACGCCGTATGCGCAGGCAACCACCTACAACAATTTCTACGAGTTCGGCACAGGCAAGGATGACCCGGCCAGGCTGGCTGGAAGCCTGAGAACGCGCCCCTGGACGGTGCTGATCGACGGCGAGGTGCGCAAGCCAGTGCGGGTGGACATCGATACCCTTCAATCCTGGTTTCCCCTGGAAGACCGGATTTACCGCATGCGCTGCGTCGAGGGCTGGTCCATGGTGATGCCCTGGCTCGGTTTTCCCCTCGGGGCCCTGCTGAGGCGGATAGAGCCGAACAGCAAAGCAAAGTACGTGCAGTTCACGTCGCTGCATGACCCCAAACAGTTCCCGGGGCAGCGGGGCGACGTGCTCGACTGGCCCTACGTTGAAGGCCTGCGGCTGGACGAAGCCCTGCACCCCCTGACATTCATGGCGGTCGGACTCCACGGACGCGCCCTGCCCAACCAGAACGGCGCCCCGCTGCGGCTCGTCGTGCCCTGGAAATACGGGTTCAAGAACATCAAGTCGGTGGTCCGCATCACGCTGACCCAGAAGCAGCCACGCACCACCTGGGCACTGGCCGCACCGGACGAGTACGGCTTTTACGCCAACGTCAACCCGAAGGTGCCGCACCCCCGCTGGAGTCAGGCAACCGAGCGCCGGATCGGCGAACTGCGCCGTCGGCCGACCCTGCCCTTCAACGGTTACGCGGAAGAGGTCGCGTCACTGTACAAAGGCATGGACCTGCGCCGCTTCTTCTGA
- a CDS encoding acyl-CoA thioesterase, producing MEAGSGKAPRSRARMLELVFPKDTNYHGTAFGGWVLSLMDKAASVAAVRHASGNVVTARMDGVDFHVPIRVGDAVALDARVVRVGRTSMTIQVDVYREHIASGEQELATTGFFVFVALDEQGRPRAVPALIPVVDADLPGVDTRP from the coding sequence ATGGAAGCAGGAAGTGGAAAAGCGCCGCGCAGTCGCGCACGCATGCTGGAACTGGTCTTTCCCAAAGACACCAACTATCACGGCACGGCCTTCGGGGGCTGGGTGCTGTCATTGATGGACAAGGCCGCCAGCGTGGCGGCCGTGAGACATGCCAGCGGCAACGTAGTGACTGCCCGGATGGACGGAGTGGACTTTCATGTGCCGATCCGCGTGGGGGACGCCGTGGCCCTTGACGCCCGGGTGGTGAGGGTGGGGCGCACCAGCATGACCATTCAGGTAGACGTCTACCGCGAGCATATTGCTTCGGGCGAGCAGGAACTGGCGACCACCGGGTTTTTTGTCTTCGTGGCCCTGGATGAACAGGGCCGCCCGCGTGCAGTGCCGGCGCTGATTCCGGTGGTGGACGCGGACCTTCCTGGCGTGGACACCCGGCCATGA
- the rfbB gene encoding dTDP-glucose 4,6-dehydratase — protein sequence MNLLITGGCGFIGSNFVRYWLESHPRDRIVVYDKLTYAGRRENLHDLWDSPRLSLVQADIADMDAARRACCENQIDLIVNFAAETHVDQSILGPLIFTDTNVRGTHVLLEVARELGIRMHHISTDEVYGHIPDGHQSVETDPLAPRSPYAASKAAADQLVQAYYITYSLPVTITRGANNVGPFQYPEKVVPLFATNAVLGEALPVYGDGLQMRDYAHVYDHCTGIETVLLRGEIGQVYNVGTGREMTNLEMVNIVLETLGQDRSLIQHVTDRPGHDRRYSMNVDKLRALSWEPKYDPWQAVTEATRWYAQNRAWWEPIRNGEFREYYDRQYAERLAGTRKA from the coding sequence ATGAATCTGTTAATAACAGGCGGCTGCGGCTTTATTGGCAGCAATTTCGTACGCTATTGGTTGGAAAGCCATCCCCGTGACCGTATCGTGGTTTACGACAAACTCACTTATGCGGGCCGCCGGGAGAATTTACATGATTTGTGGGACAGCCCAAGGTTGTCACTGGTGCAGGCCGATATTGCTGACATGGATGCGGCCAGACGGGCTTGCTGTGAAAATCAGATCGACTTGATCGTCAATTTCGCTGCCGAGACTCATGTTGACCAGAGTATCCTGGGGCCGCTTATCTTTACTGATACCAACGTGCGCGGGACCCATGTCCTACTGGAAGTCGCCCGCGAGCTCGGAATCCGGATGCATCACATCAGCACGGACGAGGTTTATGGCCATATACCCGACGGGCATCAAAGCGTCGAGACCGATCCACTCGCACCGCGCAGCCCCTACGCAGCGAGTAAAGCAGCAGCAGACCAGCTCGTCCAGGCGTACTACATTACCTATAGCCTGCCGGTGACGATCACACGCGGGGCGAACAACGTCGGGCCCTTCCAATATCCTGAAAAGGTTGTCCCTCTGTTTGCCACTAATGCGGTCCTGGGCGAAGCTCTGCCGGTATATGGAGACGGCCTACAGATGCGCGACTATGCCCACGTGTACGACCACTGCACCGGGATTGAAACCGTGTTGCTGCGCGGCGAGATTGGTCAGGTTTACAACGTTGGGACAGGTCGTGAGATGACCAACCTGGAAATGGTGAATATCGTACTTGAGACGCTGGGCCAGGACCGCAGTCTGATCCAGCACGTCACTGACCGCCCCGGCCACGATCGCCGTTACTCAATGAATGTGGACAAGCTGCGGGCACTGAGCTGGGAGCCGAAATACGATCCCTGGCAGGCAGTGACTGAAGCTACGCGTTGGTACGCTCAGAACCGCGCTTGGTGGGAACCGATTCGCAACGGCGAATTCCGCGAATATTATGACCGGCAGTACGCTGAGCGCTTGGCTGGGACCCGGAAAGCATGA
- a CDS encoding HD domain-containing protein, giving the protein MSIPVAETASLSLDKLLTLDPRLPGVWAWVQQHMTPDAAHDEGHLHRVALWTRRCAPQEPVVLAVAAALTHDVVNLPKNHPQRAQASTLAAQAVQQVLPDLGFTPAQAHEVALAVRDHSFSRGAVPATPLGAALQDADRLDALGALGVMRVAAVGGHLGRAIFDAADPWCQQREPDDQAFTVDHFFTKLLRLSASFQTVPGRAEAQRRTAVMHAFLTQLGEEIGVPYPEP; this is encoded by the coding sequence ATGAGCATTCCGGTTGCCGAGACCGCTTCCCTTTCTCTGGACAAGCTGCTGACCCTGGATCCGCGCCTCCCAGGGGTCTGGGCCTGGGTTCAGCAGCACATGACCCCGGATGCTGCTCACGATGAGGGTCACCTGCACCGGGTGGCCCTCTGGACCCGGCGCTGCGCCCCTCAGGAACCCGTGGTGCTGGCAGTTGCAGCGGCCCTGACCCATGATGTGGTCAACCTGCCCAAGAACCACCCGCAGCGTGCGCAGGCCAGCACCCTGGCGGCTCAGGCGGTACAGCAGGTTCTGCCGGACCTGGGGTTCACGCCAGCGCAGGCGCATGAAGTGGCACTGGCCGTCCGGGATCACAGCTTCTCGCGTGGCGCTGTCCCCGCAACTCCTCTGGGCGCGGCCCTGCAGGACGCGGACCGTCTGGACGCCCTGGGTGCGCTGGGGGTCATGCGGGTCGCCGCGGTGGGCGGCCACCTGGGTCGGGCGATCTTCGATGCAGCAGATCCCTGGTGTCAGCAGCGCGAGCCCGATGACCAGGCCTTCACGGTGGACCATTTCTTTACCAAGCTGCTGCGGCTGTCCGCCAGCTTTCAGACGGTCCCAGGGCGCGCCGAAGCACAGCGGCGCACAGCCGTGATGCACGCCTTCCTGACCCAGCTGGGAGAGGAGATCGGCGTACCTTATCCCGAGCCCTGA